DNA from Corynebacterium stationis:
GCAGCGCCTGGGATAACTGGGCTCTCCAGCAGTGGAACGTTAAATTCCTTCAAGTCCACCAGCTCGTACTCAACGCCGGTGTCGCGGCCCTGAGCTAAGTCATTAACCCAGCGTGCAACGCCTTCGCCCATACGACCTTCACGGATTGAACCAAGAACAATTCCGACCTTCATTAGCAAAAACCTTTCGATAGTTGATATGTCACGAACTACCCTAATTGATTAAAGGTTTAAGCGCTAGTTCTGTGATTCAGGTTTCACCAATGGGAAGAGTACGGTCTCGCGGATACCCAAGCCAGTCAGCGCCATGAGCAGGCGATCGATGCCCATTCCGGCACCGCCTGTTGGCGGCATGCCCTGTTCCATGGCTGAAAGAAAGTCCTCATCCAGAACCATTGCTTCGTCGTCGCCGGCTGCAGCCAGGCGCGCTTGGTCTTCAAAACGCTCGCGCTGAATGACTGGATCGACAAGCTCGGAGTAGCCAGTTGCCAACTCAAAGCCGCGGACATACAGGTCCCACTTTTCGGTAACGCCTGGTTCGCTGCGGTGTGAACGGGTCAAAGGTGAGGTCTCCACTGGGAAGTGCTTAACAAATATTGGGCCTTCCAGCTGGTCTTCGCACAAAAGCTCCCAGATTTCTTCAACCAACTTGCCGTGGCCCCAGCCGCCGTCCTTCGGAACATCCAGGCCAACAACCTTGGCTAGTTCCTTGAGCTCTTCGACGGTGGAGTCAATGGTGACTTCCTTTTGGCCTGGGAACTTCTTCTGCAGTGCCTCATTAAGAGACGGGTACATTTCAATCTCTGGCCAGGTCTCGCCGCCAAGGTCATATTCGGTGCCATCGGCAAGCGTGACAACATGCGATCCAAAGACTTCCTGAGCTACCGCTTGGATGGAATCCTTAATGGTCTTAGCAATACCGTTGTAGTCGCTCCAGGCATCATAAATCTCCAACATCGCAAACTCCGGGGAGTGGGACTTATCGATGCCCTCATTGCGGAAGTTGCGGTTGATCTCAAAGACCTTATCGATACCGCCAACAACAGCCCTCTTGAGGAAAAGCTCAGGTGCGATACGCAAGTACAGATCAATGTCAAGCGCGTTAGAGTGGGTGACGAATGGACGCGCTGCTGCACCACCGTGCAAGGTCTGCAGCATTGGGGTTTCAATCTCATTGAAACCATCATCTTCTAAGTGATGACGCAAGGCCCGAATGACCTTAATGCGGGTCATGGCGTTCTTGCGGGCTTCTTCACGCAGAATCAGGTCATTGTAGCGCTGACGCACGCGCGTATCTTCTGCCATATCCGCAAATGCCACTGGCATCGGGCGCAGTGACTTGGAAGCCATCTGCCATTCACTCGCCATGACGGACAACTCACCGCGGCGAGAAGAAATCACACGACCAGTTACGGAGATGAAGTCTCCTAAGTCGACGTCAGACTTCCATGCAGCTAGGGATTCCTCGCCGACCTCGGCAAGCGACAGCATCGCTTGCACCTGGGTGCCGTCACCATCTTGCAAGGTGGCAAAGCACAGCTTGCCGGTATTGCGCATAAAGATAAGACGGCCGGCGATGGAAACAACATCCTGGGTTTCCTGGCCGACTTCCAAGTAAGTCACGCCGTCTGCATCGCCTGCGGACTCACCTTCTGCAAGCACCTGGTATTGGCCACGAAGGTCGCGCAAAGAAGTGGTGCGCTTTACGCTAACGGGATAAGCCTCAATGCCGTTGTCTATCAGACGGGCGCGCTTATCGCGGCGGATCCGCAGCTGCTCGGGAACGTCTGGGGTCTGGGTATTTTTCTTCTGCTCGCTCACGCCCACAAGGTTAGTCGATCAACCACACCCACGTTAAACACAGGCCAAGCAGGACTTTCGACCTTAAGTATGGACAGACCTCGACCACAGGAAAGTTAATTCATCTAAGTGTCATCTCAAATTATTTATTAGGTCATCTGAAGTATCTAGTTTAGATGCGTCCTCCCCAGACAAAGATCTTCACACTTTTTATGTTTTCAGACTGGAGCTAGTTTCGTGGATCTCAAAGGTCGTAACCTTCTAAGTTCACTATTTTCATCGTCTCGTTCTTCTTTGACGTGTACCTATAAGTGCGGCAACGCATGTTTTGGAGCATGCGACAATACCTCGAGTAATCCGTATTTTGGTGACCAATTTTCTCGGCGTAAAGCGCTCCGTGCGGGCGGGCTAGCCGTTGTCACCGTCGGCGGCGGTGCCGCTTTAGCAGCATGTGCTCCACCAAGTTCAAACGGCTCTTCTGCGGCAACGTCTACAACTGGGACGCCCGGAAGTTCGTCTTCACAGCACATCTCGGATAAGGGCATGCAATTTACTCCAGTGGAGCCGAACACTGAGGACGTGATTGTCATCCCAGAAGGCTACGAGCAATCTATCCTCATCGCCTGGGGCGACCCAGTCATTGAGGGTGCGCCAGAGTTTGATGTGCAGAATCAGACCGCAGAGGCTGCTGAGAAGCAGTTCGGTTTCAACAACGACTTCGCTGGACTGCTAGAACACCCAAGTGATGACTCTCGCATGGTGTACGTCTGCTCCCACGAGTACACCACCGAGCCGCAAATGTTCCCGGATTATGATCCAGAGAATCCTTCAGAAGAGCACGTCAAAATTGGCTGGGCAGGTCACGGCCTCACAGTTTTAGAAGTCTCCAAAGTCAAAGGTTCCGGCGATCTCAAGCGCGAGTTTGGACCACTCAACCGCCGTATCACCGCAACTACACCATTTAAATTAGTCGGACCTGCCGCCGGTTCTGATTACACGAAGACCAAAGCTGACCCCACCGGAGAGACGGTGTTGGGCACCCTGAATAACTGTGCAGGTGGCGTGACCCCGTGGGGCACCATCTTGTCGGGCGAAGAAAACTTCGACCAATACTTCGCCAATGCCAAGTCTGATAATAAGCGCACACAGAAATCTCTGGAACGCTTTGGCTTTGGCGATGAAGCATCAGATCGCAAGTGGGAAAACTTTGATGACCGCTTCGATGTCTCCAAAACTCCTAATGAGGTCAATCGTTTCGGATACATTGTGGAATTCGATCCTTTTAATCCCGAGTCCACCCCTATCAAGCACTCCGCTAACGGCCGTTTCAAGCACGAGGCTGGGAACATCCACATCACCGATGACGGCACCGTAGTCTGCTACTCCGGCGATGACTCCCGGTTTGAGTACATCTACAAGTTTGTCTCTTCCAAGAAGATGGTCGAAGGCGACCTCGAGCACAACATGTCCATCTTGGACAACGGCACTTTATATGTTGCTGTCATGGAAGGTAACTCCCCCGAGGAAGAAATCGACGGCTCTGGCGTCTTGCCGGAAGACGGCGCGTTCGATGGCACCGGCTCTTGGAAGCCGCTTTTAACCTGTGAAGACGAAAAGTATGAGTCTCACGTTGATGGCTTTACCGCTGAAGAGGTAGCAATCTTCACCCGCGAAGCAGCCGATGAAGTGGGAGCAACGAAAATGGATCGCCCTGAAGATATCGAAGTACACCCCACTTCTTCTAAGGTCTACGTTGCTTTGACCAACAACTCCTACCGCGGTGCAACCGGCGAAAATGCTGATAGCAATAAGGAAGACCCACGGGAGTGGGCACCGGTCAAAGAAAATAAAAACGGCCTGGTCATGGAAATCGAAGATGACCACGCTGGCGAGAGCTTTACTTGGAACCTACTTCTAGTCTGTGGCGATCCAAAGGAAGCAGCAACTTATTTCGGTGGCTTTGACAAAGAGAAGGTATCCCCCATCTCCTGCCCAGACAACTTGGCTTTCGATAACCACGGATTGATGTGGATTTCTACCGACGGCAATGCTCTCGGTTCCAACGATGGTCTTTACGCTGTAACCACCGAAGGCAACAATCGAGGTGAACTCAAGTGCTTCCTCACCGTTCCCGCTGGCGCGGAAACCTGTGGCCCGATCGTCACCGATGAACGTGTGATGGTCAACGTTCAACACCCGGGTGAGTCCGACGACGCGACGTTTGCAAAGCCAACCTCCAACTGGCCGGATGGTGGCAACTCCACCCCGCGCCCAGCCGTCGTCACCGTCTGGCGCACCGACGGCAATATTGGTATCCAGGACGCTTAAGTACCCGGACTGCCCGTGCCTCCAGCAACCACCTTTAAGGTTGTCCATTTGCAAAATTAGCTGAATGCTTTGCTGAACGATGCCCCCGTCGCCCACAAATTCCGCGTGGAAGATAGGGGGCATCCCTGGTTCTCTTATGTTTCACATTACGGCGGGGGTACCCAAATCCGCAGCCGACTGAATTTTAGTTCGCAAAAGCTAGCCCTAACTCCCCATATGTTCTACGCTAATTTCACAACTTTCTTTAATCCGGATCACAGGTCCTTGTGATCTTTCCTTGACACCTATGCCCCTGGGGAGCACTTCAGATGAACTCATTACTCCTTGCCGTTATCGGCGTAGCCATGATGATTGGCGGCTACCTCCTCTATTCCAAATTCCTGGGTAAGAAGGTTTTCCAACTTTCACCAAGCTACAAAACTCCAGCCCACACCATGGAAGATGGCGTGGACTTTGTTCCTACTAACAAGTACGTGCTGTGGGGACATCACTTCACCTCCGTGGCAGGTGCCGCGCCAATCATCGGCCCCGCAGTTGCCGTCATCTGGGGATGGTTTCCGGCGTTTCTCTGGGTGACCATCGGTACGGTTTTCGCTGCCGGTATGCATGATATGGGTGTTCTTTGGGCGTCACAACGCCACCGCGGCCAGTCTATTGGACTGTTGTCTGGACGCTACATTGGTAAGCGCGGCCGCATGCTCTTCCTCGTGGTTATCTTCTTACTGCTGCTCATGGTCAACACTGCCTTCGGCGTGGTTATCTCCGGACTACTGATTTCCACCCCGTCATCAGTCATCCCAACTTGGGGAGCCATCGCCGTCGCCCTGTGCATTGGGCAGGCTATCTACCGTCTGAAGTGGAACCTGCCGCTGGTTTCCGTTGTTGGCGTGGTCGCGCTGTACTCCCTGATGCTCATTGGAGATAAATATCCAATCTCTTTGCCAGAAACTGTGCTGGGAATCCCAGCAGCTGGTGTTTGGATCATCATCTTGTTCATCTACGCATTCTGCGCTTCGCTGCTGCCAGTGTGGATGCTGCTTCAGCCACGTGACTACATCAATGGTCTGCAGCTGTTCATCGGCCTGGGTATTCTCTACGCATCTTTCTTGTTCACCCGCCCTGACCTCGTTGCACCGGCATTCCGTGAAGATGTTCCTGCCGGCACCCCAGGCATGTTCCCACTGTTGTTTGTGACTATTGCCTGTGGCGCGATTTCAGGCTTCCACGGAATGGTTGCTTCCGGCACCTCGTCGAAGCAGTTGGATAAGGAAACCGATACTCGCTTCGTCGGCTACTTCGGTGCTGTTGGTGAAGGCCTGCTGGCGCTGGGCACCATCATTGCAACCACCGCCGGTTTCCGCACGTACCAGGAGTGGGAATCCATTTACTCCGAGTTCAACGCCGGCGGTGTTAACGCTTTCGTTGAAGGCGGCGGCAACTTGCTCAATGAAGGCCTCGGAATTTCCACTTCCCTGTCAGCGACAATCCTGGCAACCATGGCCGTGCTGTTTGCCGCAACAACCATGGACTCCGGCGTGCGTCTACAGCGCATCGTAGTGCAAGAAATTGGTGATACCGCAGGTATCAAGATCAATACCTTCCTAGCAACGTGTATCGCCGTGCTGGTCGCCTTTGGTCTGACTTTCTCCCAGGGCACCGACGGTTCGGGCGGCATGACCATTTGGCCGCTGTTCGGTACCACGAACCAGCTCATGGCAGGCCTGTCTCTGTCCATCCTGTTGCTGATTCTGATGCACCTGCGCCGACCAACGTGGCCAATTCTTATCCCGCTGCTCTTCCTGACAGTGATGTCCCTGTGGGCTGCGTTCATCCAGTTGGGTACGTTCTTCCAGCAAGGCAACTGGTTGCTGTTTATCATGGACGTCATCATCGTTCTCGCAGCAATCTGGATCATCGTGGAGGTCTTCCTCGCGGTTGGCCGCATGAAGCATACAAAGCAGATTGAGTGGAGCGACGAAGACGTCGATGCTCCCACACCGGAGCCGATAAGCAGCGAGGCTTAATCAATGTCGCTGAAAGACAAACTGGCGCGGTTCGGTGCGGAACTTCAAGAGTATTATTCCGCGCCTTACCGGGCAGCGTTTGCAAAAGCGCAGCAGCAAGAAGATGACCTTTTTATGCTGCTAGTAATGTCCGAGGCTCTCGGTATTCCGAACCCCGCTAGTTTCTATACCCTCGAGCTTCTTCCCGTCATTTATGAGGATTTCCACGCCTGGCACCGCCGGATGGGGATGGCTAACTCACCGTTGGAGAATATTCAGTGCTGTTAAATATTCCTACCACCCCCGTGATGTTCTTTGGTGGTAAAGGTGGGGTGGGTAAAACAACCATCGCTAATGCAACCGCACTGAAGCTTTCGGCTCATGCTTCCACGTTGGTGGTTTCAACGGACCCCGCGCACAACGTTGGCCACCTGTGGAATATGCAGGTAGGAGATACTCCAACCACGGTGCGCCCAGGCATTGATGTGTTGGAGCTCGACCCCGCACGTGCTACGAACGAGCATCTCAAACAAGCTGGCGACACGATGCGCCGGATGATGCCGGAGCATTTGCACAAAGAAGTTAGCAAGCACCTCAACTTAGCCAAGCATTCGCCGGGCACGCATGAGGCCGCACTCTTGGAGCGCATCGCCATCTTGTTGGAAGAATACGGCGAAAGTTATGACCACATCATCTTTGATACGGCGCCTTCAGGCCATACCGCACGCTTGATGGCCTTGCCGGAGCTCATGTCCGCGTGGACTGATGGGTTGTTGGAACGCCGCGCGAAATCAGAGAAGTTCTCCGAGCTGGTGCGCGGGATGTCACCGACGGGTAAGGACACTACGGTGACCACGGCTATCGATCCAGTCGACCGCCGCAACCAAGAGTTGCGTTCCATTTTGCTCAAGCGCCGTCACCGGTTTGAACGTCTTCGCGCAGTGCTTAACGATGCCACCGCGTGCACCTTCAACATTGTCCTCACCGCGGAGCGTCTGCCGGTGTTAGAAACAGATGAATTCCACGCCGAGCTCACCGCCAATGGCGTGCACGTCGGCGCGCTTATTGTTAACCGCCGCTCACCTGCGGACCAGGGCGAATTCTTAGCTTCCCGCCGCCACTACGAGGACGAGGCCTTGGCCGAATTACACCGGCGCCTGCCGAATCTCCCTGTCGTCGAAGTTCCACTGCGCGCTCACGATGTTGGTTCACCGCAGGCGCTAGAAGATATCGCTGCTTACCTTTAGAACGATCCCGCTGCGTTGTCAGCGCCCTCAGCATGCGCTTCGATATTGCGGAAGCCAATGCCCAAAGGCAGGCCAACATTATCAGTTAGGCGCACGCCCCCGATATTCGCTGCAACAAGCAGGCGGGCATCGCCAATTTCGGGGGCGGGGCCAAGGTCTAAGCCGCGCAGTTCAACATACTCAGGCTCAATGCCGGCGGCGTCTAATACGGTATTGACTACTTCCAAGACCTGTTCTGCACCAGCTTCGGCAGCGTGCGCGCCGGCGGTCAGCGCGGCGGACAAGGTGCTGGCTTTATCACGCGCAGATTCTTCGACGTCCAGGTTGCGCAAAGACAGCGCTAGGCCATCGGGCATGCGCACGGTAGGAACACCTTGCAGACGCACCTGAATGTGGAAGTCACGAATCGCCTGGTTGAGTGCGATAAGCAGTTCATAATCTTTTTCGCCGACCACGACATCGCTGGGGGCAAGGGCGCCGATTAAGGCGAGATTGCGGGTGAGGGCATCGGAAAGCTCATCGGCAGGCTCTAGCGCCTCTTGCTTCGCGGTAAGGTGCAAATGCTGACCCTTGGGCCATAGCTTGTCATCCGTGTACTGCCAGATGACATCCACGGACTCCGTGCGCAACGCGTTGAGATCGTCTTCGTCTTCGGAGGCAATCGCCACAACCACGACGGCGCCGCGGATGGCTTTGGCTGCGCGCACCAAAGCGATATGGCCAGCATGCACCCCGCGGCCAAGCGGCACCAGCACAACGGGTGCTCCGGTCTTTTTGAAGGCCGAGCCCACCTTAGAAATCATATCGAGCTCGGTTACTACCGTTGCTTGCCCGCGACCAATGCTCATCGAAGCTCCTCCTGCAATCCCCACATCTCTAATTCCATATTGTGTTCCAATTCGCCTACTCGGCGTGCCGCTTCGACAAAAGCTTTTCTAAACCCTGGGTCCGTAATTGACTGGAACGCCGCATAAATATCGCTGATTTCAAAGCGCGGCGCTAAGAATTCGCCTAGTTCTTGCTCTGAAGGCACAGCCTGTTCATCGAGCAGTTCTTTCAAATCCCGATGGGCTGCGCGCGCTAATTGGCGCACCATCTGCGCGTAGGCAATCTTTGGCGCAAGTTCAACTCGCTCAGCATCCGTCTTCGGCATACTGACTTGGGCTGATTCAAAAAGCAGCACTTCTGCAATTCCCTGCGCGAGCTCGTCACTGGTAGTCACCACCCACCTATCAGCGCCGACATGGGCTATCGCCATGGCTAATGCGCCGTGCACTTCAACCGGATCGAGGACTTGCACGCCCAAGCCGATACTGGTGTGGATGACAATTTGTCCGCGGCGAATGTGCGGTTCGAGCGCTTCAACAATGCCTTCTATCTGCGCTTGGGACGTAGCAATGACAAGGGCTTCACAATCTACTGCCGCAGCAGGCGATGAAAGCTCAACAATGTCATGGCCTTGGGCTTCGAGCAGTGCTCGAAATCGGTTTTCGCGGCCAAACCAACCGACAACCATGCGTGGTGCTGGCATTGAACCTTAAGAATCCTTCTGACGCTTTTTCGCCGCCGCAAGCAACTCAGCAACGGAAACGGTGCCTTCGCGGTGAGCATCGCTGCGACGACGTCCGCGACGTGGCTCGTCTTCTTCTGCTACCTCGGCGGTCTCTGCCTTCTCTGTGTGCTTCGCGCCCGTCTTAGCGGCATCATCGCCGCCCGTGTCCCAACGAACTGCCTGGAACGAACCAGTGTTAAATTCCTTGGGCTTATCGCTGGAAGCTTCCTTGGTCTTTGCCGCAGGCTTTTCTTCTGCTGGCTTCGCCGGCTTAGAGTCAGCCTTCGCAGAAGCAGCGCTTGTCGATGCCATCTTTGCTTCTGTCTTGCCACCTGCGCCAGCCGCGCTGCTCTTGTCAGCCTTCTTCGGCGTCTCATTGGTGGATTCGCTATTCATCTCATTGATGAATTCCGCCAGTGGATTGTCATTGCGGGAATAAGTCGGAGTATTACCGATTCGCCCCGCAATCGCATCAGCCGAAGGCTTGCCGCCGGAAGGCTGCGTAAATTCCACGACTGGAGCCTCTGGCTCAGCATCTACATCTGCGCCATAGCTGGAGGTATAGCTAGAATTATTCGACTCTGCAGCTTTTGCGCGCGCTTCAATTTCCATGATGCGACGTGCCTCTGCCTGCAAAGCAGCTGGTACATAGGTAAATTCGCGGCCCGAGAGTTCCTCGAGTTGCTCACGAATAGATGCCAGCTCGGCTCGAATTTCAGCCAGCACATCCATGTCCACGTGTGGAGAGTTTTCTAAACGCTCCAGCGCCTGGTTGGTCTCCGCTTCGGCGCGCAGCTTATCTAGTTCCGCGTAGTAGAGATCCTCGCGAACATACATTTCTTCTTCGCGGTCACGGACTTGGTTGCGGTAGCGCGTAACTAAAAAGATTCCGCCAACGGCTGCCCACAAGGCTGCGAGCAAAGCGATCTTTAGCGCAGCCGTGGAACTGGCAATCAGCATCACAATGGAGGCGATAACAGCGAGCGCCACCAAGACAATTACTACAATCGACCCATTGTCCAGGTTCAACTTCTTCCCGGCCGAAGAACCGGTTGAGTGATCATCGCGAAAATCGTCGTTAGAGTACGAATCGACATCGTGGCCAGCAAACTCATCAGATGAGCGATCAGAGCTGCCTGAGTCTTTAAAGCGTTCCGAGTCGATTGTCTTCTCTTCGTCGTTGGCGGTCATGTGTCTACTCTATCGCGTGTGCACCATCAGTTGGAGGTGGCACCTCACAGTGTCGCTCCAAGATTAACCCAGCAATTGCCATCGCCACGCCACCAAGAACGGAGCTTACGACCCCAGTTATATCGTCTTGAGCTGCGGCAATCTGCCCCGCCATGGGGACGACATACAGTGCGATACCAAGGTAGGCGGCACCGACGATGGTGCCTGTCCAGGCCGAAGCTTTTCCGACCACCATAAAGCGCGCGATGGTCATAGGATTCATCTGACTACGGTCTAGACCAATGCCATGGGCGTCCTCGCCTTTAGCTTGGTGTACCTTCCAGGCCAGGCCAGCGCATAGAATTGCCATGGCCCACAAGGTGATTGACACTGTGGTGGGAATGGCCATCATGGAGCCATAAAACCCACGGGTGAGAATAAACACCGCCAGGGTGATAAAGACAGCAACGCCTACAAGGACGGCAATTGATGTCCTTTTCACAGCTTCTCGATTCGACCCAATACTTTAATGCCGGCAATATCTTCCTGCGGGATATTGCCAATGATTCCGGCGACTGGTTTACCACCCAAGGTAGCGTGTACATCCGCTGCAAGCCATGGAATGAGAACAAAGCCACGCTCAGCGGCATGCGGGTGCGGCACAGTCAGCTCTTGCGTATCAGAGCTAAACCCTTCGATTTCTACGATATCGACATCGAGCGTGCGCGGTCCCCAGTGACGCTCCCGCACACGGTCGGCCGCCTTTTCTAAGGCCTGCCCGCGGTGCAGAAGCTCCAACGGGGTTTGGTCGACCTCAACGATGATGATCGCATTGTAAAACTCGTCTTGGTCAGTATCTCCCCACGGCGGAGTCGAGTACACCGATGACGATGCAACAATTTCATCCTGAAATTCAGCAAAGACTGACTTGAGGTGTTCCACGCGGTCTTGCATATTAGACCCGATTGATAATACTGCGCGCATGATTTATCGCCGTCCTGTCTTCCGGGAGCGGCGCGCCACTACGGACACGTCGCGGAAGGTGCGCTCAATCGGTGCATCCGGTTTGTGCACGGTAACTTCTACGGCGAATAATAGCGGGTCACTAGCCATGATCTTGTCAGCGATTTCAATCGCAACCGTTTCAATCAAATCGCGCGCAGGACCTTCGACGATATCGGCTGCGATATCAGCCAAGTCGGCATAGCTGACGGTTTTTTCTAGATCGTCAGTAGCCGCGGCTTCCTTGAAATCCAGCCAACAGGTGAGATCCACGATGAACTTTTGACCTTGCTGCTTTTCGTGGTCAAAAACGCCGTGGTAGCCGAAGCATTCCAGGCCTTTTAATTCAATACGGTCAGCCATTTAGCTCTTTCCTCCTGAGACGTAATTTGCCCCTGCTGCCCATGCCGCAGCAACATCCACTGCGTCACGGGAGACGGGTACATCGTGAACGCGCACGGCCCATGCACCAAGCTGCGCTGATAATGCGGTCACCGCAGCAGTTGCAGGATCCGCGAGGTGCGGGCCGTGTTCTGCACCGCGGTCTTCGCGAATCGCAGATAAAAATCGCTTACGCGATGCACCCACCAAGATGGGATAGTCACCGGCAATAAATTCTGGCAATGATTTCAGCAGCGCCCAGTTATCCTGCGGGGTCTTGGCAAATCCCAAACCTGGATCCAAGGAAATAAGTTCTGGTCCCACGCCTGCTTTGAGGGCGTTATCCGTCAGCCGTGCCAAGGTTTCATGCACGTCTTTGACGACATCGCCATTGTGGTCAGCAGAACCTGCTGCATCACCAAAGCGCACGGTGCGCCAGTGCATCAAGCACACCGGCACCTGGGCCTGTGCCATGACTTTGTACATATTGTCATCAGCAAGCCCACCGGAGACATCGTTAAGCAGCACTGCGCCTGCCTCCACCGCAGCTTCGGCCACGCTAGCGCGCATCGTATCGACAGAGACCATGATGCCTTCTTGCGCCAACGCCTCCACGACGGGTGTCACGCGCTCTCGCTCAACATCTGCCTCCACGCGGGTGGCACCTGGACGAGTAGATTCGCCGCCGACATCAATCATGTCCGCGCCTTGTGCAACTAGCTCGCGGCCATGTGCAATAGCTTTGTCGATATTTATCCACTTGCCGCCATCAGAAAAAGAATCTTCCGTGACATTGACAATGCCCATCACCAAGGTGCGCTTGCCTGCGGCATCGGGACAAATTTCTGAAACCTGCATGTTTAAAGCTTTCTTTGCGGTAGGGACACGTGCCAGAAAACCTCCGGCGTATAAGGGCTTAGCTGCGAATTAAGCTTAAGACTTCTGCACGTGATGCAGCATTCGACTTAAAACCACCGCGTACTGCCGAGGTCGTCGTAACAGAGCCTGGCTTCTTCACTCCACGCATGCCCATGCACAGGTGCTCGCACTCAATGACCACGATGACTGACTGCGCCTGCAGCGATTCCGTAAGAGCATCAGCAATCTGACGCGTCAGACGCTCTTGGACCTGCGGACGCTTGGCAAAACCATCGGCCAAGCGCGCCAGCTTCGAAAGACCGGTGACGTGACCGTCCTTGCCCGGGATATAACCAATGTGGGCAACGCCGTAAAACGGCACCAGGTGGTGTTCACAGGTGGAGTAAATAGGAATATCACGAACCAGAACTAGTTCCTGGTGATCTTCA
Protein-coding regions in this window:
- the folB gene encoding dihydroneopterin aldolase; this encodes MADRIELKGLECFGYHGVFDHEKQQGQKFIVDLTCWLDFKEAAATDDLEKTVSYADLADIAADIVEGPARDLIETVAIEIADKIMASDPLLFAVEVTVHKPDAPIERTFRDVSVVARRSRKTGRR
- a CDS encoding DUF3180 domain-containing protein; protein product: MKRTSIAVLVGVAVFITLAVFILTRGFYGSMMAIPTTVSITLWAMAILCAGLAWKVHQAKGEDAHGIGLDRSQMNPMTIARFMVVGKASAWTGTIVGAAYLGIALYVVPMAGQIAAAQDDITGVVSSVLGGVAMAIAGLILERHCEVPPPTDGAHAIE
- the folP gene encoding dihydropteroate synthase, producing the protein MQVSEICPDAAGKRTLVMGIVNVTEDSFSDGGKWINIDKAIAHGRELVAQGADMIDVGGESTRPGATRVEADVERERVTPVVEALAQEGIMVSVDTMRASVAEAAVEAGAVLLNDVSGGLADDNMYKVMAQAQVPVCLMHWRTVRFGDAAGSADHNGDVVKDVHETLARLTDNALKAGVGPELISLDPGLGFAKTPQDNWALLKSLPEFIAGDYPILVGASRKRFLSAIREDRGAEHGPHLADPATAAVTALSAQLGAWAVRVHDVPVSRDAVDVAAAWAAGANYVSGGKS
- the folE gene encoding GTP cyclohydrolase I FolE, producing the protein MSESLIPARGPFDQERAEAAIRELLIAVGEDPDREGLLETPARVARSYAEVFAGLHVDPTEVLHKTFDEDHQELVLVRDIPIYSTCEHHLVPFYGVAHIGYIPGKDGHVTGLSKLARLADGFAKRPQVQERLTRQIADALTESLQAQSVIVVIECEHLCMGMRGVKKPGSVTTTSAVRGGFKSNAASRAEVLSLIRS
- the folK gene encoding 2-amino-4-hydroxy-6-hydroxymethyldihydropteridine diphosphokinase, with amino-acid sequence MRAVLSIGSNMQDRVEHLKSVFAEFQDEIVASSSVYSTPPWGDTDQDEFYNAIIIVEVDQTPLELLHRGQALEKAADRVRERHWGPRTLDVDIVEIEGFSSDTQELTVPHPHAAERGFVLIPWLAADVHATLGGKPVAGIIGNIPQEDIAGIKVLGRIEKL